A DNA window from Blastocatellia bacterium contains the following coding sequences:
- the dnaE gene encoding DNA polymerase III subunit alpha: MNEKDFVHLHLHSDFSLLDGAIQIKPLAKRAQELGARAVAVTDHGNMYGAISFYNQMKGTGIKPIIGMEAYIARGKHTDRGDAQGERGTNHIILLAKNLAGYQNLVKLSSFAFTKGYYYKPRIDKELLAQHSEGIVALSACLSGVPSSLLLTDKFEQAAKQAMEFQDILGKGNYFLEVQNHGLEEEVKTVIPGMAELSKRTGIPLVATNDCHYLNQDDWRAHDILVCIGAGKTVNEKRGVKYKEGEFYVRSAKEMWLLFGKDMPEALLNTVAVAEMCDLELPKGENHLPVYRVPDGETIDSYFARMARAGLEERWQAIKNRPDRKCDLDDYKRRLEQEIEVITKMGFPGYFLIVWDFINYAKRSQIPVGPGRGSAAGSLVAYCLKITDLDPLQYDLLFERFLNPERVSMPDIDIDFCVRGRQRVIDYVADYYGRDHVSMISTFGTMASKAAIKDVGRALEMPYAEVDKIAKMIPPPVRGRNVSIEDAIKQNPDLKRAIDTDARVKEVIEIAKRLEGCSRHSSVHAAGVVISPKPLYELVPVAKTSRDEIATQYAMGDLEKTGMLKMDFLALTTLTIIDDALKSIERETGKPLDLTQIPLDDREALQLFCDGKTEAIFQFESDGMKDICRRLKPDGLEDLSALNALYRPGPIDSGMIDDFIDRRHGRKKVKYDFDEMKEVMGNTLGVLVYQEQIMAVFQRLAGYSLGEADLVRRAMGKKKREELDKHKEKFLKQAMERGHDKNKLEKLWASIEGFADYAFNRAHSFSYGYLAYQTAFLKAHYPTHFWAAVLSNELNNTAKVVKYINEARTQGIEILPPDVNVSFDSFTASGNSIRFGLAAIKGIGQSAVACIVEARSSGSAFRSLFDFTERVDSKAVNKRVLESLIKSGAFDTINNNRAQMFAAIDAAVESGQRAQKSRASGQVDLFGALAASMSMAEPLLPRAEPWAQTELLKGEKETLGFYISGHPLMRYDQALADFANADMERLANFHHGAVVTLGGIVMEMNLKMTKKGDRFALFQLEDQYGTVKVVVWPEPYGKAASALKNDAAVLVKGRLEIDDGGSVAIIAEEIQSLENIRERAARSIIIRFGVEAITSERLESLHHLLDSHRGECNVVFEVELNDGQVARIQPNQFVRVRVTPELTDAIKKTLPDAAVELALQRAISAAH; this comes from the coding sequence ATGAACGAAAAAGACTTCGTCCACCTCCATCTCCATTCCGACTTCAGCCTGCTGGACGGTGCCATTCAGATCAAGCCGCTCGCCAAGCGCGCCCAGGAACTCGGCGCGCGCGCCGTCGCCGTCACCGACCACGGCAATATGTATGGCGCCATCTCGTTCTACAATCAGATGAAAGGCACGGGCATCAAGCCCATCATCGGCATGGAAGCCTACATCGCGCGCGGCAAGCACACAGACCGCGGCGACGCGCAGGGCGAGCGCGGCACGAATCACATCATCCTGCTGGCGAAGAACCTCGCGGGCTATCAAAACCTCGTCAAGCTCTCATCGTTCGCCTTCACGAAGGGCTACTACTACAAGCCACGCATCGATAAAGAATTGCTCGCCCAACACAGCGAAGGCATCGTCGCGCTGTCGGCCTGCCTTTCGGGCGTGCCCTCTTCCCTGCTGCTCACCGACAAGTTCGAGCAGGCGGCCAAGCAGGCGATGGAGTTTCAAGACATTCTCGGCAAGGGCAATTACTTTCTCGAAGTGCAAAACCACGGCCTTGAAGAAGAGGTGAAGACCGTCATCCCCGGCATGGCCGAGCTGTCGAAGCGCACAGGCATCCCGCTGGTGGCGACCAACGATTGCCATTACCTGAATCAAGACGACTGGCGGGCGCACGACATCCTGGTCTGCATCGGCGCCGGCAAAACCGTCAACGAGAAGCGCGGCGTCAAGTACAAAGAAGGCGAGTTCTACGTCCGCTCGGCTAAAGAGATGTGGCTGCTGTTCGGCAAAGACATGCCGGAAGCCCTGCTCAACACCGTCGCCGTAGCCGAGATGTGCGACCTGGAATTGCCGAAGGGCGAAAACCACCTGCCGGTTTACCGCGTGCCCGATGGCGAGACGATTGATAGCTACTTTGCCCGCATGGCGCGCGCCGGGCTGGAAGAGCGATGGCAGGCGATCAAGAATCGCCCCGACCGCAAGTGCGACCTCGACGATTACAAGCGGCGGCTTGAACAGGAGATCGAGGTCATCACGAAGATGGGCTTCCCTGGCTATTTTCTGATCGTCTGGGACTTCATCAACTATGCCAAGCGCAGTCAGATTCCGGTCGGCCCCGGTCGCGGCTCGGCCGCAGGCTCGCTGGTCGCTTACTGTCTGAAGATCACCGACCTCGACCCGCTGCAATACGATTTGCTGTTCGAGCGCTTCTTAAACCCTGAGCGCGTATCTATGCCCGACATCGATATTGACTTCTGCGTGCGCGGGCGGCAGCGAGTGATCGATTACGTCGCCGACTACTACGGTCGCGACCACGTCTCGATGATCTCGACCTTCGGGACGATGGCTTCGAAAGCGGCCATCAAAGACGTAGGCCGCGCGCTGGAGATGCCTTACGCCGAGGTGGACAAGATCGCCAAGATGATCCCGCCGCCGGTGCGCGGGCGCAACGTCTCTATCGAAGACGCCATCAAGCAGAACCCCGATTTGAAGCGCGCCATTGACACCGACGCGCGCGTCAAAGAGGTCATCGAAATCGCCAAGCGACTGGAAGGCTGCTCGCGCCATTCGTCTGTGCATGCGGCGGGCGTGGTGATTTCGCCGAAGCCGCTTTACGAGCTGGTGCCGGTGGCGAAAACCTCGCGCGACGAAATCGCTACGCAGTACGCCATGGGCGATCTCGAAAAGACCGGCATGCTGAAGATGGACTTTTTGGCGCTGACGACGCTGACGATCATTGACGACGCATTGAAATCCATCGAGCGCGAAACCGGCAAGCCGCTCGACCTGACGCAGATTCCGCTCGATGACCGCGAGGCGCTGCAACTCTTCTGCGACGGCAAGACCGAAGCGATCTTTCAGTTTGAGTCCGACGGCATGAAAGACATTTGCCGCCGCCTGAAGCCCGATGGATTGGAAGACCTGTCGGCGCTCAACGCGCTCTACCGGCCTGGCCCGATTGACAGCGGCATGATTGATGATTTCATTGACCGCCGCCACGGACGCAAGAAGGTCAAGTATGACTTCGACGAGATGAAAGAGGTCATGGGCAATACGCTCGGCGTGCTGGTCTATCAAGAGCAGATTATGGCGGTCTTCCAGCGGCTCGCGGGTTACTCGCTCGGCGAGGCCGACCTGGTGCGCCGCGCTATGGGCAAGAAGAAGCGCGAAGAGCTGGACAAGCACAAAGAGAAATTCTTGAAACAGGCGATGGAGCGCGGCCATGATAAGAATAAGCTCGAAAAGCTCTGGGCCAGCATCGAAGGCTTCGCCGATTACGCCTTCAACCGCGCCCACAGTTTTTCGTACGGCTATCTGGCTTACCAGACCGCATTTCTCAAGGCGCACTACCCGACGCACTTCTGGGCCGCCGTGTTGTCGAACGAATTGAACAACACCGCCAAGGTCGTCAAGTACATCAACGAAGCGCGCACGCAAGGCATCGAAATCCTGCCGCCCGATGTCAACGTCAGCTTCGACAGCTTCACGGCCAGCGGCAACTCGATTCGCTTCGGGCTGGCGGCGATCAAAGGCATCGGCCAGTCGGCGGTTGCCTGCATCGTCGAAGCACGCTCAAGCGGCAGCGCGTTCCGCTCGCTATTTGATTTTACCGAGCGGGTGGATTCAAAGGCCGTCAATAAGCGTGTGCTTGAAAGCCTGATTAAGTCGGGCGCCTTTGACACGATCAACAACAACCGCGCGCAGATGTTTGCGGCGATTGATGCGGCGGTCGAGAGCGGCCAGCGGGCGCAGAAGTCGCGCGCTTCCGGACAGGTTGATCTGTTCGGCGCGCTCGCCGCCTCGATGTCTATGGCCGAGCCGCTGCTGCCGCGGGCCGAGCCGTGGGCGCAGACCGAACTGCTCAAGGGCGAAAAGGAGACGCTGGGCTTTTACATCTCCGGCCACCCGCTGATGCGCTACGATCAGGCGCTTGCCGATTTTGCCAACGCCGATATGGAGCGGTTGGCGAACTTTCATCACGGCGCGGTCGTCACCCTCGGCGGCATCGTCATGGAGATGAATTTGAAGATGACGAAGAAGGGCGACCGCTTTGCGCTCTTTCAGCTCGAAGACCAGTACGGCACAGTCAAGGTAGTCGTCTGGCCCGAACCTTACGGCAAAGCGGCAAGCGCCTTGAAGAATGATGCGGCGGTGCTGGTCAAAGGGCGGCTCGAAATTGATGACGGCGGCTCGGTGGCGATCATTGCCGAAGAGATTCAATCGCTCGAAAACATCCGCGAGCGCGCGGCACGCTCGATCATCATACGCTTCGGCGTCGAAGCCATCACCAGCGAACGGCTCGAATCGCTTCATCACCTGCTCGACAGCCATCGCGGCGAATGCAACGTCGTGTTTGAAGTCGAGTTGAATGACGGTCAGGTGGCGCGGATTCAGCCGAATCAGTTTGTCCGCGTGCGGGTCACGCCCGAGCTGACGGACGCGATCAAAAAGACGCTGCCTGATGCGGCAGTCGAGCTGGCCTTGCAACGCGCCATCAGCGCCGCCCATTAG